The Fortiea contorta PCC 7126 genome has a segment encoding these proteins:
- a CDS encoding DUF6671 family protein, with amino-acid sequence MNDQPLFSNRLGILATMHKKDRAIAPILQQELGIKIIVPQDFNTDIFGTFTREVKRPGTQIIAARLKAEKALEITGETLAIASEGSFAPHPIIPYVYSNREIVILLDKKNQLEIIGEEFSIETNFNHQIINNLQEAEEFAAKVGFPQHGLIVSFSPSNQDHPQIVKGITTEAKLRETVTFALDNSQDGKVYLETDMRALYNPTRMQNIAKATHNLVSKIKSCCPNCSTPGFEIRERVRGLPCALCYAPTDLISAVIYQCQKCSFQQEKLFPDGVESADPAQCMYCNP; translated from the coding sequence GTGAACGACCAGCCATTATTTAGTAATCGTTTAGGTATACTAGCCACAATGCACAAGAAAGATAGAGCGATCGCGCCTATTCTTCAGCAAGAACTAGGAATTAAAATTATAGTACCCCAGGATTTTAATACTGATATTTTTGGCACATTTACCAGAGAAGTTAAGCGCCCAGGAACGCAGATTATCGCAGCGAGATTGAAAGCCGAGAAAGCATTAGAAATTACAGGAGAAACTTTAGCGATCGCTAGTGAAGGTAGCTTTGCACCCCACCCAATCATACCTTATGTTTACTCTAATCGAGAAATTGTAATTTTATTAGATAAAAAAAATCAGCTAGAAATAATTGGCGAAGAATTTTCTATTGAAACTAACTTTAATCATCAAATAATTAACAATCTCCAAGAAGCTGAAGAATTCGCAGCTAAAGTTGGTTTTCCTCAACATGGACTGATTGTTAGTTTCTCTCCATCAAATCAAGATCATCCACAAATTGTTAAAGGTATTACCACAGAAGCAAAACTCAGAGAAACTGTTACCTTTGCTCTAGATAACTCACAAGATGGGAAAGTTTATCTAGAAACAGATATGCGAGCATTGTACAATCCCACGCGGATGCAGAATATCGCCAAAGCCACCCATAACTTAGTCAGCAAGATTAAGAGTTGCTGTCCTAATTGCTCTACCCCCGGTTTTGAAATTAGAGAAAGAGTTAGGGGTTTACCTTGTGCGCTGTGTTATGCACCGACCGACTTGATTTCTGCTGTCATATATCAATGTCAAAAGTGCAGTTTTCAACAAGAAAAATTATTTCCTGATGGTGTAGAGTCCGCCGATCCAGCACAATGTATGTACTGTAACCCATAG
- a CDS encoding transposase, protein MSKASSLTETRDKYSRVRASLQQKASTRTRSSRRRCRQVLARLSGRERRFQSWVNHNISKTIIQQAKSEQALVAIEDLTGIRERTNLHPRNKTERRRSNSWAFYQLRMFLEYKGFRDGVEVVAVPPAYTSQTCNRCLHIGLRSVKKFKCGNCGLSSDADLNGAKMIELLGLFVSQPGGSNRLCCSLSTDSSGLLKAHTVPQGQCG, encoded by the coding sequence ATGTCAAAAGCCTCATCCTTAACCGAAACCAGGGATAAATATAGCCGAGTCAGAGCGTCTCTCCAACAAAAAGCTTCCACACGCACAAGGTCTAGTCGGCGTAGATGTCGGCAGGTCTTGGCACGGCTATCGGGGCGAGAGAGACGATTTCAATCGTGGGTAAACCACAACATTAGCAAAACAATCATTCAGCAAGCCAAAAGTGAACAAGCACTTGTAGCGATTGAGGATTTGACAGGTATCCGTGAAAGGACAAACCTTCATCCACGCAACAAGACAGAACGCCGCAGAAGTAACTCATGGGCGTTCTATCAGTTGCGAATGTTTCTGGAATACAAAGGATTTCGGGATGGTGTGGAAGTTGTTGCCGTTCCTCCTGCCTACACTTCTCAAACCTGTAACCGATGCCTACACATTGGTTTGCGCTCTGTTAAGAAGTTCAAGTGCGGTAATTGCGGCTTGTCCAGCGATGCCGATTTGAACGGAGCAAAAATGATTGAATTATTGGGGCTGTTCGTAAGCCAGCCCGGAGGCTCGAACCGTTTGTGTTGTTCTCTCAGCACTGACTCTTCAGGGCTACTGAAAGCCCACACTGTACCGCAAGGTCAGTGTGGGTAG
- a CDS encoding FecCD family ABC transporter permease, which produces MRLIKHRLLWAILLLVTALVITLGLSLSQGAVPLSLAQLGDAILHRGDRINQTILWDLRIPRIMAALIVGAALGMSGALLQGMLRNSLADPFILGISAGAGLVVIVMVTLQVFAAAIPLAAWLGAILTSIIVILLGRVGSGIAVERLILGGVAISSLFGAVQSTLLLLAEDGQIQIALNWLIGSLNGRGWQEIITAGPYIIVALLGGCLLARSVNVLALGDDLAVGLGVSLVRSRLLIGGVATLLAAGAVSIGGLIGFVGLVVPHGVRLIVGTDHRFVLPLSALAGAWLLTFADLLSRLGAIELPVGSVTALLGSPLFIWLLYRRSAGFKE; this is translated from the coding sequence ATGAGATTAATCAAACACCGCCTACTGTGGGCTATTTTGCTTTTGGTGACAGCATTGGTGATTACCCTGGGGCTTTCTCTGTCCCAAGGCGCAGTACCGTTGAGTTTAGCCCAATTAGGAGACGCAATTCTGCACCGGGGCGATCGCATTAATCAAACTATTCTCTGGGATTTACGTATCCCCCGAATTATGGCGGCGTTAATTGTTGGTGCGGCGTTGGGAATGTCGGGGGCGCTGTTACAAGGTATGTTACGCAATAGCCTCGCTGATCCGTTTATTTTGGGGATATCTGCGGGTGCGGGACTGGTGGTAATTGTGATGGTAACACTACAAGTCTTTGCAGCGGCGATTCCCTTAGCAGCTTGGCTGGGAGCAATTTTAACCTCAATTATCGTAATTTTACTGGGGCGTGTGGGGTCGGGAATTGCGGTGGAGCGGTTGATTTTGGGGGGTGTAGCGATTAGTTCTCTATTCGGGGCGGTGCAAAGTACACTGCTGTTGTTAGCCGAAGATGGACAAATTCAAATTGCGCTGAATTGGCTGATTGGTAGCCTGAATGGTCGGGGTTGGCAAGAAATTATCACGGCTGGCCCTTATATTATTGTGGCATTGTTGGGGGGATGTTTGCTGGCGCGGTCGGTGAATGTGCTGGCGTTGGGCGATGATTTGGCTGTGGGTTTAGGGGTTTCGTTAGTGCGATCGCGTCTTTTAATTGGTGGTGTCGCCACTTTATTAGCTGCGGGAGCAGTTAGCATCGGCGGTTTAATTGGGTTTGTGGGGCTGGTTGTTCCTCATGGTGTCCGCTTGATTGTGGGTACTGATCACCGCTTTGTGCTTCCACTTTCCGCCCTTGCTGGTGCTTGGCTACTCACCTTTGCAGATTTACTCTCCAGATTGGGAGCGATAGAATTACCAGTGGGTTCGGTGACGGCTTTGTTGGGTTCACCGTTGTTTATTTGGTTACTTTATCGTCGTTCGGCTGGGTTTAAGGAGTAA
- a CDS encoding M16 family metallopeptidase: MKLPSYMLIGLFLSLLLSVVPFSETLLQAATPTAVTPVSGVALTQGVQKTLLDNGLTVLTKEVHTTPVVSVQVWYKVGSRNEVKGESGISHQLEHLMFKGTTERPVQFGRLFSALGSQFNAFTSYDETVYFGTVQRDKLQALLTLEADRMKNALVGSDQLQSEKRVVVSELQGYENSPSYRLDRAVMRDAFPNRAYGLPVGGTKADVEKFTLQQVRNYYQTYYSPENATLVITGDFTTKPVLKVVKETFGQLSPRVKESANTRRRREIISASTAQKAPIVLKQPGSVGLLQAVYPLPNIQHPDVPAIDLMDTILTGGRSSRLYQALVESGLASSVNASAAELIEPGWYEIRATAAPSQELSKIAQFLQAALSKLQQQPVTLEELNQAKTQLQASFILGNQDITSQASQLGYSQTIAGDYRYIERYLSAIAQVTPQDVQRVAQTYLNPAKQTVGFFEPTQPDGQPGSSGGGSGRTLENFSPGQPVDPAELAKYLPPTTSATTANQQPLPEQFSLKNGLRVLLLPDKSVPTINLSGQIEAGSEFDGNQKAGLANLTANNLMNGTKTQDALTLAKILEDRGAGLDFAASREGVNISGQGLSADLPLLVQTLANVLEDATFPSNQLELSRQRALTSLRSQLDDPNGLGRRVFQQAIYPESHPFYSFPTAESLKSITRDDVLGFYEKHYRPDTTTIAFVGDFDPVKVKALLNQTFGRWQATGKAPMLNLPTVSLPSTLTRLSKVIPGKAEAVTYIGYRGISRKDPRFYAALVLNQILGGDTLSSRLGTEVRDRQGLTYGIYSGFAAGVNPGPFLIQMQTAPGDTQKAIASTLALLKQLREQGVTAAELNTAKRSIVNSYPVELANPSDVAGIILNNSVYGLSQAELREFPQRIENVTLADVQQAIQELIQPEKLVIVTAGPSQG; this comes from the coding sequence ATGAAACTACCCTCGTACATGCTGATAGGATTATTTCTGAGTCTACTCCTGAGTGTTGTGCCGTTTTCAGAAACTTTGCTCCAAGCGGCTACACCTACAGCAGTTACGCCTGTATCCGGTGTTGCTCTCACTCAGGGAGTGCAAAAAACATTACTGGATAATGGTTTAACTGTACTCACTAAGGAAGTCCATACCACTCCGGTGGTGAGTGTACAGGTTTGGTACAAAGTTGGTTCGCGGAATGAGGTGAAGGGAGAAAGCGGTATCTCTCACCAGTTGGAGCATTTGATGTTTAAAGGTACTACTGAGCGTCCTGTACAGTTTGGTCGGCTTTTTAGTGCTTTGGGTAGTCAATTTAATGCTTTTACCAGCTACGATGAAACTGTATATTTTGGCACAGTGCAGCGTGATAAACTACAGGCGCTGTTGACCTTAGAAGCCGATCGCATGAAAAATGCTCTCGTTGGTAGCGACCAACTCCAAAGTGAAAAGCGGGTGGTGGTTTCTGAGTTACAAGGTTATGAAAACTCACCCAGCTATCGTTTGGATCGAGCGGTGATGCGAGATGCTTTCCCTAACCGAGCTTATGGTTTACCTGTGGGAGGAACAAAGGCTGATGTGGAAAAATTCACTCTCCAACAGGTGCGGAATTATTACCAAACCTACTACAGTCCGGAAAATGCCACTTTGGTGATTACTGGCGATTTTACTACCAAACCAGTACTCAAAGTAGTTAAAGAAACTTTTGGTCAGCTATCACCAAGAGTTAAAGAGAGCGCCAACACCAGGAGACGCAGAGAGATAATTTCCGCCTCGACAGCACAAAAAGCGCCAATTGTGCTCAAGCAACCGGGGAGTGTGGGACTTTTGCAAGCTGTGTATCCTTTACCAAATATTCAGCATCCTGATGTGCCGGCGATCGATTTGATGGATACTATCCTCACGGGGGGTCGCAGTTCTCGGCTGTATCAAGCTTTGGTGGAATCTGGACTAGCTAGCTCAGTGAACGCTAGTGCTGCAGAATTGATTGAACCGGGTTGGTATGAAATTCGCGCGACAGCGGCTCCTAGTCAAGAATTAAGTAAAATTGCTCAATTTTTGCAGGCGGCGTTGTCAAAACTGCAACAGCAACCAGTAACTTTAGAAGAATTAAACCAAGCGAAGACACAATTACAAGCTTCGTTTATTTTGGGGAATCAGGATATTACCAGTCAGGCTAGCCAATTAGGGTATAGTCAGACGATCGCTGGAGATTATCGCTATATTGAACGATATTTGAGTGCGATCGCTCAAGTTACTCCCCAAGATGTCCAACGGGTAGCGCAGACTTACCTCAACCCAGCCAAACAAACTGTTGGCTTTTTTGAACCGACTCAACCAGATGGTCAACCGGGGAGTTCTGGTGGTGGTTCTGGTCGCACTTTGGAAAACTTCAGCCCTGGTCAACCTGTAGACCCCGCCGAATTGGCTAAATATCTCCCCCCAACAACCTCTGCGACTACTGCTAATCAGCAACCGCTACCGGAGCAGTTTTCTTTAAAAAATGGGTTGCGAGTGCTATTGTTACCTGACAAAAGTGTCCCCACTATTAACTTGAGTGGACAAATTGAAGCTGGGAGCGAGTTTGATGGAAATCAAAAAGCGGGATTAGCGAATCTCACTGCTAACAATTTGATGAATGGGACAAAAACCCAAGATGCTTTAACTTTGGCGAAAATCTTAGAAGACCGGGGAGCTGGTCTGGATTTTGCTGCTAGTCGGGAAGGGGTGAACATTAGCGGTCAAGGTTTGTCGGCTGATTTACCTTTATTAGTGCAAACTTTGGCGAATGTACTTGAAGATGCTACCTTCCCCAGCAACCAGCTAGAACTAAGTCGTCAACGGGCGCTGACAAGTCTGCGATCGCAATTAGATGACCCCAACGGATTAGGGAGACGGGTATTTCAACAAGCAATTTACCCGGAAAGTCATCCTTTTTATAGCTTCCCTACAGCCGAAAGCTTGAAAAGTATTACTCGTGATGATGTGCTGGGCTTTTATGAAAAACATTATCGCCCGGATACAACGACGATCGCTTTTGTGGGTGATTTTGATCCAGTTAAGGTGAAAGCTTTGCTCAATCAGACTTTTGGCAGATGGCAAGCTACAGGTAAAGCACCGATGCTAAATTTACCTACAGTATCGCTACCATCGACGCTGACTCGTTTGAGCAAAGTTATTCCCGGTAAAGCCGAAGCTGTCACCTACATTGGTTATCGGGGAATATCACGGAAAGACCCGCGTTTTTATGCAGCTTTGGTGTTAAATCAGATTTTGGGTGGTGATACCTTGTCTAGTCGGTTGGGTACGGAAGTACGCGATCGCCAAGGATTGACTTATGGTATTTACAGCGGGTTCGCAGCGGGAGTTAATCCCGGCCCGTTCTTGATTCAAATGCAGACAGCACCTGGAGATACGCAAAAAGCGATCGCTAGTACTTTAGCTTTACTCAAACAGTTGCGTGAGCAAGGGGTGACTGCAGCAGAATTAAACACTGCTAAACGCTCTATCGTCAACAGCTACCCGGTAGAATTAGCTAATCCTAGCGATGTAGCTGGTATTATTCTCAATAATTCTGTCTACGGGCTTTCACAAGCCGAGTTGCGAGAGTTTCCTCAGCGAATTGAGAATGTGACTCTAGCAGACGTACAGCAAGCAATTCAGGAGTTAATTCAGCCAGAGAAACTGGTAATTGTTACCGCTGGGCCTTCCCAAGGGTAG